A DNA window from Bdellovibrio sp. BCCA contains the following coding sequences:
- a CDS encoding protein adenylyltransferase SelO → MSSANVPPIYELGPDFYDEVEAARFPKAILRYRNQAAAKQIGLDNLTPEQWQKHFWAFEAIPGNIKTPLALRYHGHQFQTYNPQLGDGRGFLFAQFQTPDRLLDLGTKGSGQTPYSRNGDGRLTLKGAFREILATELLESYGVNTSKTFSVFETGESLERHDEPSPTRAGILVRLSHSHIRFGTFQRLAFLQQPENIKKLLAYCVKHFYPALENHQDQEQAAVFLQSVSQRMAKLVASWMMAGFVHGVLNTDNMNITGESFDYGPYRFLPTYDPNFTAAYFDHSGLYSFGRQPASVLWNLYQLGGALKGAYPDLPLDELLEGFADDFNYEIHQELLKRLNLRNPMQDPAAVQELNIDLVSHLFQFMEKEKCLFEQTMFDLHSGGIRERLARSPQGELYQKESFLKLKDTLECFEIASEEKAQHAYFKQPKACSLLIDELENIWKPIAENDDWTSFEEKLVSIRSFRGVYS, encoded by the coding sequence GTGTCTTCAGCAAACGTTCCTCCCATTTATGAATTAGGCCCTGATTTCTACGATGAAGTCGAAGCGGCGCGTTTTCCTAAAGCTATTTTACGCTATCGCAACCAGGCCGCGGCAAAACAAATCGGATTAGATAATTTAACTCCTGAGCAGTGGCAAAAACACTTCTGGGCCTTTGAAGCGATACCAGGGAATATCAAAACACCTTTGGCACTTCGTTACCACGGCCATCAATTCCAGACCTACAATCCACAACTCGGTGATGGTCGCGGATTTTTATTTGCACAGTTTCAAACGCCAGATCGTCTTTTGGATTTAGGCACTAAAGGAAGCGGACAAACACCCTACTCTCGCAACGGCGACGGCAGGTTGACTCTCAAAGGCGCTTTCCGCGAAATTCTGGCCACCGAACTTTTGGAATCTTATGGAGTGAACACAAGCAAAACTTTTTCCGTCTTTGAAACCGGAGAAAGTTTAGAAAGACACGATGAACCTTCGCCGACTCGCGCCGGAATTCTTGTTCGTTTAAGTCACAGTCACATTCGCTTTGGAACTTTTCAAAGACTTGCGTTTTTGCAGCAGCCTGAAAACATCAAAAAATTGCTGGCGTATTGTGTGAAGCATTTCTACCCTGCTCTTGAAAACCATCAGGATCAAGAACAGGCCGCTGTGTTTCTGCAATCTGTGTCGCAAAGAATGGCTAAGCTTGTCGCCTCATGGATGATGGCAGGTTTCGTTCATGGTGTGCTGAATACCGATAACATGAACATTACCGGAGAAAGTTTCGACTACGGCCCTTACCGTTTTCTTCCCACTTACGATCCGAACTTCACAGCCGCTTACTTTGATCATTCCGGTCTTTACTCCTTCGGTCGCCAACCTGCCAGTGTTCTTTGGAATTTGTATCAACTGGGCGGAGCTTTAAAAGGAGCTTATCCTGATTTACCATTGGATGAATTGCTTGAAGGTTTTGCCGATGATTTTAACTATGAAATTCATCAAGAACTTCTAAAACGTTTGAATTTACGAAATCCGATGCAAGACCCGGCTGCAGTTCAAGAACTCAACATCGATCTTGTCAGTCACCTTTTCCAATTTATGGAAAAAGAAAAATGCCTTTTCGAACAGACAATGTTTGATCTGCATTCAGGAGGCATTCGCGAGCGCTTGGCTCGCTCTCCGCAAGGTGAGCTTTATCAGAAAGAATCTTTCTTAAAACTCAAAGACACTTTGGAGTGTTTTGAAATCGCTTCTGAAGAAAAAGCACAGCATGCTTATTTCAAACAACCGAAAGCCTGCTCTCTTTTAATTGATGAGTTGGAAAATATTTGGAAGCCCATCGCCGAAAATGACGATTGGACTTCCTTTGAAGAGAAGCTCGTGAGTATTCGGAGCTTCCGTGGAGTTTATTCTTAA
- the thrS gene encoding threonine--tRNA ligase, which produces MSFEEKNVKAELCLHEHDHRELNKKHHYYHSEENIGAGLPLWLPAGVVLRDELEKFARELEFFAGFQRVVSPHIAKEDLYHQSGHLPYYEDSMFPPIELENVRYRLRPMCCPHHHKIYSSQLRSYRDLPLRLAEYGQVYRYERSGVLSGLMRARGLCQNDAHLYCRPDQVKNEIKKVLQMYQEAYRVLRISEYRVRLSKWGGSSDGKYVPFPEKWVWAEGVLRDVLIELQWPFNEEEGEAAFYGPKIDIQLKNIYGKEESASTVQLDFISAERFDLSYIDENGKAVRPLILHRAPLGSHERMVSFLIEKYKGAFPLWLSPVQVKILPIAERHFEWGREVQKALHNAFVRVEIDERIESLSKKVAEAQAEQVPYVLVIGDREVQDQSVSIRKRGEGKSVVSSLKRLLQDLKEQIRMRSI; this is translated from the coding sequence ATGTCTTTTGAAGAAAAAAACGTGAAGGCCGAGCTTTGCCTTCACGAGCACGACCATCGTGAATTAAATAAAAAGCATCACTATTATCATTCAGAGGAAAATATCGGAGCAGGTCTGCCGTTGTGGCTTCCGGCAGGCGTTGTTTTGCGGGATGAACTTGAAAAGTTCGCACGCGAGTTGGAATTCTTTGCAGGATTTCAGCGTGTCGTGAGTCCGCATATCGCTAAAGAAGACCTTTATCATCAATCGGGACATTTGCCTTATTACGAAGACTCGATGTTTCCGCCCATTGAGCTTGAAAACGTGCGCTATCGGTTAAGACCTATGTGTTGTCCTCACCATCATAAGATCTACTCGTCACAGCTACGAAGTTACAGAGATCTTCCGCTGCGACTAGCAGAATACGGGCAAGTGTATCGCTATGAGCGCTCAGGTGTGCTGTCAGGTCTTATGCGTGCGCGAGGTCTATGTCAGAACGATGCGCATCTGTATTGCCGTCCCGATCAAGTAAAAAACGAAATCAAAAAAGTTCTTCAAATGTATCAAGAAGCTTATCGTGTCTTACGAATTTCTGAATACCGTGTGCGACTTTCAAAATGGGGAGGAAGTTCTGACGGAAAATATGTTCCTTTCCCAGAGAAGTGGGTGTGGGCAGAAGGCGTCTTAAGAGATGTCCTTATCGAGTTGCAATGGCCGTTCAATGAAGAAGAGGGCGAGGCCGCGTTTTACGGGCCTAAGATTGATATTCAGCTTAAAAATATTTACGGCAAGGAAGAGTCCGCTTCCACTGTGCAATTGGATTTCATCAGCGCTGAAAGATTCGATCTTTCTTATATCGATGAAAATGGCAAAGCTGTACGACCTTTGATTTTGCATCGAGCTCCGCTAGGTTCTCACGAAAGAATGGTGTCGTTCTTGATTGAAAAATACAAAGGGGCTTTTCCTTTATGGTTGTCGCCGGTGCAGGTCAAAATTCTTCCCATTGCAGAAAGGCATTTTGAGTGGGGAAGAGAAGTGCAAAAAGCGTTACATAACGCTTTTGTGCGTGTTGAGATTGATGAGCGCATCGAAAGTCTTTCGAAGAAAGTCGCCGAAGCCCAAGCGGAACAAGTCCCGTATGTGCTGGTGATTGGAGACCGCGAGGTTCAAGATCAGTCGGTGAGCATACGTAAACGAGGCGAAGGAAAAAGTGTCGTAAGTTCATTGAAGAGACTGCTGCAGGATTTGAAAGAACAGATAAGAATGAGAAGTATTTAG
- a CDS encoding tryptophan 2,3-dioxygenase family protein → MKYPAVHYHNYLGLDALLSAQHPKSAEYGKPAHDEMLFITVHQTYELWFKQIIFELDSVLATFKKDSIPERELGVTSARLERIASILKMIINQIDVLETMTPMDFLDFRDMLYPASGFQSFQWRLIETKLGLRMGDRLAYNQAPFYKSLTEEQQKEMMNVLNSESLFDSVEKWLERTPFLQGENFNFWDSYKQAVNKMFQADIDVVKKNTRLTEEEKARDIAGLEATLKSFDALFSEDVYNQLRKEGQYRLSYKALHAAILIPLYRHQPILQTPFRIIRALLDIDETMTTWRYRHAMMALRMLGQKIGTGGSSGHKYLSEATTKHKIFGDFFNLTTFFIPSSQVPPLPESIAKRMNFNY, encoded by the coding sequence ATGAAATACCCTGCAGTTCACTATCATAACTATCTTGGCCTTGACGCCCTTTTATCTGCACAACATCCAAAAAGTGCCGAATACGGAAAGCCTGCTCACGATGAGATGCTTTTCATCACTGTCCACCAAACTTACGAGTTGTGGTTTAAGCAAATTATTTTTGAATTGGATTCTGTCCTTGCGACATTTAAAAAAGACTCCATTCCTGAAAGAGAACTTGGTGTTACCAGTGCCCGTCTTGAGCGCATCGCGAGCATTTTGAAAATGATCATCAACCAAATCGACGTTCTAGAGACCATGACCCCAATGGACTTCTTGGATTTCCGTGACATGCTTTACCCGGCTTCAGGATTTCAAAGTTTTCAGTGGCGTTTGATTGAAACGAAGCTTGGTCTTCGCATGGGCGATCGTTTGGCTTACAACCAGGCGCCGTTTTATAAGTCTTTAACGGAAGAACAACAAAAAGAGATGATGAATGTTTTAAACTCTGAATCTTTATTTGATTCCGTTGAAAAGTGGCTAGAAAGAACGCCGTTCCTACAAGGCGAAAACTTTAATTTCTGGGATTCTTACAAACAAGCTGTGAACAAAATGTTCCAAGCAGATATTGATGTTGTGAAGAAAAATACACGTCTCACCGAAGAAGAAAAAGCCCGCGACATCGCAGGCCTTGAAGCGACGTTGAAAAGCTTTGATGCTCTTTTTAGCGAAGACGTTTACAACCAGCTTCGCAAAGAAGGTCAATACCGTCTCAGCTATAAAGCTTTGCACGCGGCGATCCTGATCCCGCTTTATCGCCATCAGCCTATTCTTCAAACGCCTTTCCGTATCATCAGAGCCTTATTAGACATTGACGAGACGATGACAACTTGGCGCTACCGTCACGCGATGATGGCTTTGCGTATGCTCGGACAAAAAATCGGTACTGGCGGATCTAGCGGTCACAAATACTTATCCGAAGCGACGACGAAGCATAAGATCTTTGGAGACTTCTTTAATCTCACAACTTTCTTTATTCCAAGCTCGCAAGTGCCGCCACTTCCCGAGTCGATCGCAAAACGCATGAACTTCAATTACTAA
- a CDS encoding murein L,D-transpeptidase catalytic domain family protein: protein MKSLVCFAVLLSTSICFADSWYTKKIEGKLLYDLYKDSGVPKEALERTFEFLDINDQKEFKVKLYDEPATKKITNKNYAVIIDYSKPSSSRRLYLLDLNKGTVEKYYVAHGVNSGEDEAVSFSNQIDSKKSSLGFYITGSTYYGNHGESLYLHGLEKSNNNAFERAIVMHGASYVSMDFLEQYGRMGRSWGCPAVSEAISQKILPLIKGGAVLYAYHKSLMSVAQASPAVQNVSRDKEQTAEDGHNIVFEELNP, encoded by the coding sequence ATGAAATCTTTAGTGTGTTTTGCCGTCTTACTTTCAACGTCAATTTGTTTTGCTGATTCTTGGTACACGAAAAAGATCGAGGGGAAACTTCTCTACGATCTCTACAAAGACTCCGGCGTACCGAAGGAAGCCCTTGAAAGAACTTTTGAATTTCTCGACATCAACGATCAAAAGGAATTTAAAGTAAAACTTTATGATGAACCTGCGACAAAGAAAATCACCAATAAAAACTATGCTGTTATTATTGACTACTCCAAACCCTCATCCTCTCGCCGTCTGTATTTGCTGGACCTGAACAAAGGAACCGTCGAGAAATATTATGTAGCTCACGGAGTGAATAGCGGCGAAGACGAAGCCGTCAGCTTTTCTAACCAGATTGATTCTAAAAAATCATCTTTGGGGTTTTATATCACGGGCTCCACCTACTATGGAAATCACGGCGAATCTTTGTATTTACACGGCCTTGAGAAATCCAATAACAATGCCTTTGAACGTGCGATTGTCATGCACGGGGCTTCTTATGTCTCGATGGATTTTTTAGAGCAATATGGGCGTATGGGACGAAGCTGGGGATGCCCCGCCGTCTCTGAGGCTATCAGCCAAAAAATCTTGCCATTGATCAAAGGCGGAGCTGTGCTCTACGCTTATCACAAAAGTTTAATGAGCGTGGCACAGGCAAGCCCGGCGGTTCAAAACGTGAGCCGTGACAAGGAACAAACCGCCGAAGATGGTCACAATATCGTATTCGAAGAACTCAACCCATGA
- a CDS encoding MerC domain-containing protein: MDERILSEPSAPAKVETHCCDVDHSAHETFEAQTDRWDKLGIFLSSLCAIHCLATPLLVLALPVLGDFFHQGWVHISMAIFVIPVGIFAFWSGYKHHRQTKVFALGVLGLLMVGGASVAPHSWVEFFEYDIVTIFGGLFLVTAHVLNRRACLCHAH; the protein is encoded by the coding sequence GTGGACGAACGTATCCTTTCCGAGCCCTCTGCTCCCGCAAAAGTTGAAACTCATTGCTGTGATGTAGATCATTCCGCACACGAAACCTTTGAAGCGCAAACGGATCGTTGGGATAAGCTTGGTATTTTTCTTTCAAGTCTTTGTGCGATTCATTGTCTGGCGACACCTTTGCTTGTTCTGGCTCTTCCGGTTTTAGGAGATTTCTTTCATCAAGGTTGGGTCCACATCTCTATGGCTATTTTTGTGATTCCGGTAGGAATTTTTGCTTTCTGGTCCGGATATAAACATCATCGTCAAACAAAAGTTTTTGCCCTAGGTGTATTGGGGCTTTTGATGGTGGGAGGAGCTTCGGTTGCTCCTCACTCATGGGTTGAGTTCTTCGAATACGATATTGTGACCATCTTCGGCGGTTTGTTCCTTGTCACGGCTCACGTTTTGAACCGCCGGGCTTGCCTGTGCCACGCTCATTAA
- a CDS encoding high-potential iron-sulfur protein, producing MIDNKMNRRGFFSTMAKIAGVTFVAPAVLTSVFSSQAQAQKKRGGGAPAAGGAMPMVDPNDSVAKAVKYIEDHKKSPEAKGNHCATCGFYAKKETRNGQEAGTCTIFAGKLVYANAWCASWNKKA from the coding sequence ATGATCGATAACAAAATGAATCGTCGCGGTTTCTTTTCAACAATGGCAAAAATTGCGGGTGTGACTTTCGTAGCTCCTGCGGTTTTAACAAGCGTGTTTTCTTCTCAAGCGCAAGCTCAGAAAAAACGCGGTGGTGGTGCTCCGGCAGCCGGTGGTGCTATGCCAATGGTAGATCCAAATGACTCAGTTGCAAAAGCAGTAAAGTATATTGAGGATCACAAGAAATCTCCGGAAGCAAAAGGCAATCATTGTGCGACTTGCGGTTTCTACGCTAAAAAAGAAACTCGTAACGGTCAGGAAGCAGGAACTTGCACTATCTTCGCTGGTAAACTTGTTTACGCGAATGCTTGGTGTGCTTCTTGGAATAAGAAAGCTTAA
- a CDS encoding efflux RND transporter permease subunit: MNLPSLSIRRPIFISCIVILMLILGAFSLRKMPVDMFPDVTFPVLFVQVAYPGASPLDLEKQVSKLIEDEVGSISGLKTLTSNNLDGVAVIILEFQLGTDIKEVEQEVRNRIGNIRRDLPTDIYEPVIRRFDPADQPIVTLAITSEMDDGKSYDLANEVIKPQFERIKDVGQVDIFGGRKQEIHVLVDKNKLQDRKISMLQVSQRILDTSKDIPIGKIENPKAETTLRTNGEFDSLKQIAEVNVNFVGSDKAVLVQDVGRVVRSLEDQKTMGRIKGQKALLMNVYKQRGANTVAVAENVKKNIEKVNLMLKEKNIQGHVTMVRDTSRPIQMNVYDVKESIIIGIILCVIVVFFFLGSARSTFITAMALPNSLLGGFVIMYAMGFTINLMTLLALSLAVGLLIDDAIVVRENIFRHLEMGKKPKDAALDGTKEVAMAVIATTLVVIAVFGPISFLQGIVGQFFKQFGLTVVFTMLISLFDAFTVAPMLSAYMAHPNEHNKGDGIVGRMLAGFDRFQTWLEDIYEGALKYTLHNPKKILLAGTLIFFGSLVTIAFIPKTFLPSPDNGEFMVNIELPVGSSLMATSTFTEKIEKIFDNDKAVDMVLAIVGNANNEANKSSLFVRLVERKNRSMSTTDYKETLRKKLKEFEGQAIVALGDIDAVNSGQKPLNVNIQGENLEELNAYAVKLVERMKKIPGLVDVDTNFRSGKPEFHVVFDRKKSEALGVSTVTAGGELRNRTEGNEQTIFRENGIDYKVRVRFEEIFRDLRTQFASTLVPNANFNMIPLSRIAQGEEAFGYSQINRQNKGRYIQISGNLAKGGALGTISAEIEKIIKQELPPPQGVDYKFQGQADDFKELIENMLLAIFLGVTFIYLVLASLYESFITPFAILLALPLAMTGAFLGLLIFGKTIDIFSLIGIVLLLGVVAKNSILLVDYTNHLIREGLDRNAALLKACRTRLRPILMTSLALISGMIPIAIGLNEASAMRTSMGIAIIGGLISSTLLTLLIVPAAFGFIEDFKMWFRAKLAKITGYQA, from the coding sequence ATGAATTTACCAAGTCTGTCTATTCGACGACCGATTTTTATCTCTTGTATTGTCATCTTGATGTTGATTCTGGGTGCTTTCTCTTTAAGGAAAATGCCTGTTGATATGTTCCCGGATGTGACCTTTCCGGTTTTGTTCGTGCAGGTGGCTTATCCTGGAGCCTCGCCTCTGGATTTGGAGAAACAAGTTTCAAAGCTTATTGAAGATGAAGTCGGAAGTATTTCCGGTCTTAAAACTTTGACGTCCAACAATCTGGATGGTGTTGCCGTCATCATTCTTGAGTTCCAATTAGGAACGGACATCAAAGAGGTGGAGCAAGAGGTGCGTAACCGTATCGGGAATATCCGTCGTGATCTTCCTACGGATATTTACGAACCTGTGATCCGCCGCTTTGACCCTGCCGATCAGCCAATTGTGACTTTGGCGATCACATCTGAAATGGATGACGGAAAATCATACGATCTTGCCAATGAAGTTATCAAACCGCAGTTTGAACGTATTAAAGACGTCGGGCAAGTGGACATCTTTGGTGGTCGCAAGCAAGAGATTCACGTTCTTGTAGATAAAAACAAATTGCAAGACCGCAAAATCTCAATGCTTCAAGTGTCGCAACGTATTTTGGACACTTCAAAAGATATTCCGATCGGAAAAATTGAAAATCCAAAAGCGGAAACCACTCTTCGTACAAACGGGGAGTTTGATTCCTTAAAACAAATCGCCGAAGTGAACGTGAATTTCGTGGGCTCGGATAAAGCGGTTTTGGTGCAGGACGTGGGTCGCGTGGTGCGCAGTCTCGAAGATCAAAAAACCATGGGCCGTATCAAAGGGCAAAAGGCTCTTTTGATGAACGTTTACAAACAGCGTGGCGCAAATACCGTTGCGGTTGCTGAGAACGTCAAAAAGAACATTGAAAAAGTGAACTTGATGTTAAAAGAAAAAAACATCCAAGGACACGTGACGATGGTGCGTGATACGTCTCGTCCGATCCAGATGAACGTTTACGACGTTAAAGAATCGATCATCATCGGTATTATTCTTTGCGTGATCGTGGTGTTCTTCTTCCTGGGTTCTGCGCGTTCAACATTCATCACAGCCATGGCGCTTCCGAACTCATTGCTCGGTGGTTTCGTGATCATGTATGCAATGGGTTTTACGATCAACTTGATGACTCTTTTGGCTCTTTCATTGGCCGTGGGTCTTTTGATCGATGATGCGATCGTGGTGCGGGAAAATATCTTCCGTCACTTGGAAATGGGGAAAAAACCAAAAGATGCCGCTTTGGATGGAACCAAAGAGGTGGCGATGGCCGTTATCGCAACAACATTGGTTGTGATCGCGGTGTTTGGTCCAATTTCTTTTCTTCAAGGTATCGTTGGACAATTCTTTAAACAGTTTGGTTTAACGGTCGTATTTACGATGTTGATTTCATTGTTTGACGCTTTCACCGTGGCGCCGATGCTTTCAGCCTATATGGCGCACCCGAATGAACATAACAAAGGTGACGGTATTGTTGGCCGTATGCTGGCGGGCTTTGACCGTTTCCAAACATGGCTTGAGGATATTTACGAAGGGGCATTGAAATACACTTTGCACAACCCGAAGAAAATTCTTTTAGCCGGAACTTTGATCTTCTTTGGATCATTGGTGACGATTGCGTTTATTCCGAAAACGTTTTTACCGTCTCCGGATAACGGGGAGTTTATGGTGAATATTGAGTTGCCAGTGGGTTCTTCTTTGATGGCAACAAGCACCTTCACAGAAAAGATCGAAAAGATTTTTGATAATGACAAAGCTGTCGATATGGTTCTTGCGATTGTGGGGAATGCCAACAATGAAGCTAATAAATCTTCTTTGTTCGTACGTCTAGTGGAAAGAAAAAATCGCAGTATGTCGACAACGGATTACAAAGAGACTCTTCGTAAAAAACTTAAAGAGTTTGAAGGACAAGCCATCGTGGCCCTCGGTGATATCGATGCCGTGAACTCTGGTCAAAAACCTTTGAACGTCAATATTCAGGGTGAAAACTTAGAAGAGCTCAATGCTTACGCCGTGAAACTTGTTGAAAGAATGAAGAAGATTCCAGGGCTGGTAGACGTCGACACAAACTTCCGTTCTGGAAAGCCAGAGTTTCATGTCGTCTTTGATCGTAAAAAATCAGAGGCACTCGGTGTTTCCACGGTTACGGCCGGGGGAGAGCTCCGTAACCGCACCGAAGGGAATGAGCAGACAATCTTCCGTGAAAACGGAATCGATTACAAAGTGCGCGTGCGTTTTGAAGAAATATTCCGTGACTTAAGAACTCAGTTTGCATCGACGCTTGTACCCAATGCGAACTTCAACATGATTCCTCTTTCGCGTATTGCGCAAGGTGAAGAAGCGTTTGGTTACTCACAGATCAATCGTCAAAACAAAGGCCGCTACATCCAGATCTCTGGAAACTTAGCTAAAGGCGGTGCTTTGGGAACGATTTCGGCAGAGATTGAAAAAATCATCAAACAAGAGCTTCCACCTCCCCAAGGAGTGGATTACAAGTTCCAAGGTCAAGCCGATGACTTTAAAGAGTTGATCGAAAACATGTTGCTAGCGATTTTCTTAGGCGTGACGTTCATCTATCTTGTTCTGGCGAGCTTGTATGAAAGTTTCATCACACCATTTGCGATCTTGCTGGCATTGCCACTAGCGATGACGGGAGCCTTCTTGGGCTTGTTGATCTTTGGTAAAACGATCGACATCTTCTCGCTCATTGGTATCGTGCTTCTCTTAGGGGTTGTGGCGAAGAACTCAATCCTTCTTGTGGATTATACGAATCATTTGATCCGCGAAGGTTTGGATCGAAATGCGGCATTGCTGAAAGCTTGCCGCACGCGTCTTCGTCCGATCTTGATGACGTCACTTGCATTGATTTCCGGTATGATTCCTATTGCGATTGGTTTGAATGAAGCTTCTGCGATGAGAACGTCTATGGGTATTGCGATCATCGGCGGTCTGATCAGCTCGACATTGCTGACACTTTTGATTGTGCCAGCAGCGTTTGGATTTATTGAAGACTTCAAAATGTGGTTCCGCGCAAAACTTGCGAAGATCACAGGTTATCAAGCTTAA
- a CDS encoding peroxiredoxin: protein MAAKVALGKKVPNFKIASSSGEDFSLSDYKGKKVVLYFYPKDSTPGCTTEGIEFNDMLSQFKKQNAEVVGISRDSLKSHDKFICKYDFKFQLLSDEDEEVCKLFDVIKEKNMYGKKVMGIERSTFIIDEDQKLVGEFRKIKAQGHAAEMLQFLKGLK, encoded by the coding sequence ATGGCCGCTAAAGTCGCATTAGGTAAAAAAGTTCCGAATTTTAAAATCGCTTCTTCAAGTGGGGAAGATTTTTCTTTATCTGATTACAAAGGTAAAAAAGTCGTTTTGTATTTTTACCCGAAAGACAGCACTCCAGGGTGCACAACAGAAGGCATTGAATTTAACGACATGCTTTCACAGTTTAAAAAACAGAATGCGGAAGTCGTAGGAATTTCTCGTGACAGTTTGAAGTCGCACGATAAATTTATCTGCAAATACGATTTTAAATTTCAATTGCTTTCCGATGAAGACGAAGAAGTCTGCAAGCTCTTTGACGTCATCAAAGAAAAGAATATGTACGGCAAAAAAGTGATGGGCATCGAGCGCAGCACTTTCATCATTGACGAAGATCAAAAACTTGTCGGTGAATTCCGTAAGATCAAAGCCCAAGGCCACGCAGCCGAGATGCTGCAATTCCTTAAAGGTCTTAAATAA
- a CDS encoding AMP-binding protein has translation MEKIWLKNYPKGVSPEVDVTKYTSLVDMYEESVRMFTSKKAFTNMGVSLTFSDLDRKVDQFASFLQNELKLKKGDRIAIQMPNVLQFPVIAFAALRSGLTIVNTNPLYTAKEMQHQFKDSGAKAVVILANYAHLLEQILKDTDIESVVVTEIADLFPTPKRILVNSVVKYIKKMVPAYNIPHAYTFRQALELGAMKPSQRVPTTLDDIAFLQYTGGTTGVAKGAMLLHRNVLANVMQIRDWMQPKLREGEEVAIAALPLYHIFALTLNCLGLLRYGAENILITNPRDIPGFIKELKKTPFTVMAGVNTLFNALMNNPEFMTVNFSRVKVSVAGAMTLQKSVAEKWMELTKSVIVEGYGLTEASPVVSCNPIDGTDKVGSIGLPFPSTDVKLVNDDDQEVPMGEPGELVCKGPQVMAGYWNRPDETAKVLKDGWLKTGDVAVVDADGFFKIVDRKKDMILVSGFNVYPNEVEEAIASHPGVLEVAAIGVPDEHSGEIVKAVVVKKDPNLTAEDVIAHARKSLTNYKVPRLVEFRTELPKTNVGKILRRALRETTK, from the coding sequence ATGGAAAAGATTTGGCTGAAAAACTATCCAAAAGGCGTTAGCCCTGAAGTGGATGTCACAAAATACACTTCCCTTGTCGATATGTACGAAGAATCTGTTCGTATGTTCACTTCCAAAAAAGCTTTCACAAACATGGGAGTGAGCCTCACCTTCTCAGATTTAGATCGCAAGGTGGATCAATTTGCTTCCTTCCTGCAAAACGAATTAAAACTAAAAAAAGGCGACCGCATCGCGATTCAAATGCCGAATGTTTTGCAATTTCCGGTGATTGCATTCGCGGCACTTCGCTCAGGCCTGACAATCGTAAACACGAATCCTCTTTACACAGCAAAAGAGATGCAACACCAATTCAAAGATTCAGGCGCCAAAGCTGTTGTGATTCTTGCCAACTATGCTCACCTGCTTGAACAAATTCTTAAAGACACAGACATCGAAAGTGTCGTTGTTACGGAAATCGCGGATCTCTTCCCGACTCCAAAAAGAATTCTTGTTAATTCGGTTGTGAAATATATCAAAAAAATGGTGCCTGCTTATAATATTCCTCACGCTTACACCTTCCGTCAGGCACTGGAATTGGGCGCGATGAAACCTTCGCAACGAGTGCCAACGACTTTAGATGATATTGCATTCCTTCAATACACAGGTGGCACAACAGGTGTTGCAAAAGGAGCGATGCTTCTTCACCGCAACGTTCTTGCGAACGTCATGCAAATCCGCGATTGGATGCAACCAAAACTTCGCGAAGGTGAAGAGGTGGCGATTGCCGCTCTTCCTTTGTATCACATCTTCGCTTTGACTTTGAACTGTTTGGGGCTTCTTCGTTATGGTGCTGAAAATATTTTGATCACGAACCCTCGTGATATTCCAGGCTTTATCAAAGAACTTAAAAAGACGCCATTTACAGTCATGGCTGGCGTGAATACTTTGTTCAACGCTTTGATGAACAATCCCGAATTTATGACGGTGAATTTTAGCCGTGTAAAAGTGAGCGTCGCAGGTGCAATGACTTTGCAAAAATCTGTTGCTGAAAAATGGATGGAGCTTACAAAATCCGTGATCGTCGAAGGCTACGGCTTAACAGAAGCCTCCCCTGTTGTGTCTTGCAATCCCATTGATGGCACGGACAAAGTAGGATCTATCGGTCTTCCTTTTCCTAGCACAGATGTAAAACTTGTGAATGATGACGACCAAGAAGTTCCGATGGGAGAACCTGGAGAACTTGTTTGCAAAGGCCCTCAAGTGATGGCGGGTTATTGGAACCGTCCGGATGAAACAGCGAAAGTTCTTAAAGACGGCTGGCTAAAAACGGGCGATGTGGCTGTTGTTGACGCTGACGGCTTCTTTAAGATCGTCGATCGCAAAAAAGATATGATCTTGGTATCAGGCTTTAACGTTTATCCAAACGAAGTGGAAGAAGCGATTGCTTCTCACCCTGGAGTCTTAGAAGTGGCTGCGATCGGGGTTCCTGATGAACACTCTGGAGAAATCGTGAAAGCGGTTGTCGTAAAGAAAGATCCAAACTTGACGGCAGAAGATGTAATTGCACACGCTCGCAAAAGTTTAACAAACTATAAAGTGCCACGTTTGGTAGAGTTTAGAACAGAGCTTCCGAAAACAAACGTCGGAAAAATATTACGTCGTGCTTTAAGAGAAACGACTAAATAA